Below is a window of Diaminobutyricibacter sp. McL0608 DNA.
GAAGATCCGCCAGCGACCCGCGCCGTCGACGAGCGCCGCCTCTTCGAGTTCGATCGGCAGCGACAGCACGAACTGCCGCATCAGGAAGACGGCGAACGGGTTCGCGAGCGCCGCGGGGATGATGAGCGACAGGTGCGAATCCACCCACCCCAGCTTCGCCATCAGGAAATAGAACGGGATGAGCGTGACCTGCATCGGGATCATCTGCGTCGCCAGGAACAGCACGAACAGCAGGCGGCTTCCGCGGAACTTGATGCGGGCGAACCCGTAGCCGGCCATGGCTGCCGTCACCAGCGTGCCGATGACGACGAGGACCGCGATGTAGATGCTGTTCCAGTACGCCTGCGCGAACGGCGCATCGTTCCACGCGTCGATGTAGTTCTGGAACGTGAACGGCTTCGGCAGGAAGCTGAGCGGGTCGTTGAGCAGCTGTGGGAGCGTCTTGAACGACGTGATGAGCATCCACACGAACGGGAAGACCATCGCGACGCCTGCGACTGCGAGGACGATGTGCAGGACGGTCTTGCGGGCGCGGCTCGCGCCTGTGCCCTGGCGGCCGGCTGCCGCACCCTGGCGCCCGCTGTCGGGGACGGTTCTGACGGCGGTGGTCATGCTGCACCATCCTCGTAGTGGACGAACTTCTTCTGGGCCGTGAACTGGATGCCCGTGACGATCAGGGTGATGATCAGCAGGATCACGGATGCCGCGCTTGCCGGCCCGAACTGGAACTTGCCGAAGCCGAGATCGAAGATGTGGTACACGATCGTGCGGGTGGCGTTGTCCGGACCCGCGTTGGCCGTGAGGATGAACACGGTGTCGAACGTCTGCAGCGAACTGATGAAGGCGATCACGGTCGAGAAGAACATGATCGGCGACAGCAGCG
It encodes the following:
- a CDS encoding carbohydrate ABC transporter permease, whose amino-acid sequence is MTTAVRTVPDSGRQGAAAGRQGTGASRARKTVLHIVLAVAGVAMVFPFVWMLITSFKTLPQLLNDPLSFLPKPFTFQNYIDAWNDAPFAQAYWNSIYIAVLVVIGTLVTAAMAGYGFARIKFRGSRLLFVLFLATQMIPMQVTLIPFYFLMAKLGWVDSHLSLIIPAALANPFAVFLMRQFVLSLPIELEEAALVDGAGRWRIFWSIILPNLRPGLGALAIIVALGTWNNFLLPLVLMNSQENFTVPLLLQSFRGQFGSINYGLVMAASAVATIPMLIAFVIGQRRILNSMAASGLGGR